The proteins below are encoded in one region of Paenibacillus sp. YYML68:
- the eis gene encoding enhanced intracellular survival protein Eis, with protein MKVDRAELSRIPEEHYGESLALSEFAFQMQMSEAERTQRRALMALHEQYGAYIEGKLAAKLMIYKLEAWVQGKRLAMGGIAGVASWPEYRRGGLVGRLMHQALETMRANGQSISFLYPFEFGFYRKYGWGMCAEKKQYEIPVALLPRWSMPSGCVRRIGHEWELLQPIYAAYASTYNGMLVRDESWWTHRVFTMKAGTAAVYYNEQGAPAGYVLYQVRERLMKVHELVALTHEARLGLWRFLADHDSMLDRLTIEVPTDDPLPFLLDNPRIKQEFVPTFMARIVDVEWFWTKFPFVSGVESSLYVGVEDRQASWNTGVWRIAVDEAGTAAVKRQESAETPSDMPIVHCEPPVLAAIFMGYRRPSFFHELGLLHGTPEAVEQLDRLLPTRKTYIADFF; from the coding sequence ATGAAGGTAGATCGTGCGGAGCTATCACGCATACCGGAGGAGCATTACGGGGAGTCGCTGGCATTGTCGGAGTTCGCGTTCCAGATGCAGATGTCCGAAGCGGAGAGGACGCAGCGAAGGGCGCTCATGGCGCTGCATGAGCAGTACGGGGCTTATATAGAAGGAAAGCTCGCCGCGAAGCTGATGATCTACAAGCTCGAAGCTTGGGTGCAAGGCAAGCGGCTGGCAATGGGCGGCATTGCCGGAGTGGCATCCTGGCCGGAATATCGGCGTGGGGGACTCGTCGGTAGATTGATGCACCAGGCGCTTGAGACGATGCGGGCGAACGGTCAATCGATCTCGTTCCTGTATCCGTTCGAGTTCGGCTTCTACCGCAAGTACGGGTGGGGGATGTGTGCAGAGAAGAAGCAGTATGAAATTCCGGTTGCTCTCTTGCCGAGATGGAGCATGCCTTCAGGATGTGTCCGGCGTATCGGACACGAATGGGAGCTGCTGCAGCCGATCTACGCGGCATATGCTTCGACCTATAACGGCATGCTGGTTCGAGATGAGAGCTGGTGGACGCACCGTGTGTTCACAATGAAGGCGGGTACAGCTGCCGTCTATTATAACGAGCAAGGCGCTCCTGCAGGCTATGTGCTGTATCAGGTGAGGGAGCGACTGATGAAGGTGCATGAGCTGGTTGCGCTCACTCACGAGGCAAGGCTCGGGCTGTGGCGGTTCCTCGCGGATCACGACTCGATGCTGGATCGTCTGACGATCGAGGTGCCGACTGATGACCCGCTTCCGTTCTTGCTGGACAATCCGCGTATTAAGCAGGAGTTCGTCCCGACCTTCATGGCCCGGATCGTCGACGTGGAGTGGTTCTGGACGAAGTTTCCATTCGTCTCGGGTGTAGAGAGCTCCCTCTATGTAGGTGTGGAGGACCGGCAAGCATCGTGGAATACAGGCGTATGGCGCATTGCCGTCGATGAAGCGGGTACAGCAGCGGTGAAGCGGCAGGAGAGTGCCGAGACGCCGAGTGATATGCCGATCGTTCATTGCGAGCCGCCGGTGCTTGCTGCGATCTTCATGGGCTATCGCCGTCCGTCGTTCTTCCATGAGCTGGGCCTGCTGCATGGGACCCCAGAGGCGGTGGAGCAGCTGGATCGACTGCTGCCCACTCGGAAGACGTATATCGCAGACTTCTTCTAA
- a CDS encoding C40 family peptidase, producing MKKKLLSVILSAAIAFAAVPFQATAYYVEVPRMEVVQGVNFRTQPTTTSERIRFLKTGEQLELVNTYNSYWLEVRDAAGVTGFVSSSDKYVKSIVVKEAVQPNATIVSSVSFRTGPSTSDARLRYLSEGEQVLVLEQVNSYWYKVMDASDVIGYVSSSERYIETTFNNGASVEVEQEEILFPEPPNATAVSSVSFRTEPTTDSTRIRYISKGEELLVLDKYNQYWFSVQDKNGDIGYVSTSSKYISTTYVEPYKSLTRAAAVQQVIDTGMKYVGVPYEFGSSRTDTTTFDCSDFVRQAFMEGIGQQLPSNSRTQGSHVKAVGKTSTDWSKLRKGDLLFFMSYKGNSASKYAGIDKSKETITHVGIYLGDGTMLHTYSEESGGVRIDRIAGTSWEHRFLFGGATY from the coding sequence ATGAAGAAGAAGCTACTCTCTGTGATCTTAAGCGCTGCCATTGCTTTCGCAGCCGTTCCCTTCCAAGCAACAGCCTATTATGTCGAGGTTCCGAGGATGGAGGTCGTGCAGGGTGTCAACTTCCGTACTCAGCCTACTACCACCAGCGAGCGCATTCGCTTCCTGAAGACAGGCGAACAGCTCGAGCTCGTGAATACATACAATTCGTATTGGCTGGAGGTTCGCGATGCAGCAGGCGTCACAGGCTTCGTATCCTCCTCAGACAAATATGTCAAGTCGATCGTAGTGAAGGAAGCGGTACAGCCGAATGCGACGATCGTCAGCTCCGTCTCGTTCCGGACAGGCCCTTCAACGAGTGATGCCAGACTTCGCTACTTGAGCGAGGGTGAGCAGGTGCTCGTGCTGGAGCAGGTGAACAGCTATTGGTACAAGGTGATGGATGCAAGCGACGTCATCGGGTATGTGAGCTCCAGTGAGCGGTATATCGAGACGACATTCAACAACGGCGCTAGCGTAGAGGTTGAGCAGGAGGAGATATTATTCCCGGAGCCGCCGAATGCAACCGCAGTAAGCTCTGTCTCCTTCCGGACCGAACCGACGACAGACAGCACTCGTATTCGTTACATATCGAAGGGTGAGGAGCTGCTCGTGCTGGACAAGTATAACCAGTATTGGTTCAGCGTACAGGATAAGAACGGCGACATCGGCTACGTCAGCACGAGCTCCAAATACATAAGCACCACCTATGTTGAGCCATACAAATCTTTAACACGTGCGGCCGCAGTTCAGCAAGTGATCGATACCGGAATGAAATATGTAGGCGTGCCGTATGAATTCGGCTCTAGCCGTACCGACACGACCACCTTCGACTGCTCGGACTTCGTCCGCCAAGCGTTCATGGAAGGGATCGGGCAGCAGCTGCCGAGCAACTCCCGCACGCAAGGCTCTCACGTGAAGGCGGTCGGCAAGACGTCTACCGACTGGAGCAAGCTGCGCAAGGGAGATCTCTTGTTCTTCATGTCGTATAAGGGCAATTCAGCCTCCAAGTATGCTGGCATCGACAAGTCGAAGGAGACGATTACCCACGTCGGCATCTACCTCGGCGACGGCACGATGCTTCACACGTACTCGGAGGAATCCGGCGGCGTTCGAATCGACCGCATCGCTGGCACTTCATGGGAGCACCGATTCCTCTTTGGCGGAGCTACTTATTAA
- a CDS encoding YjcZ family sporulation protein, whose amino-acid sequence MSAVGGLYTTTGVILVLFILLVIVSRTFLV is encoded by the coding sequence ATGAGCGCTGTAGGCGGACTGTACACAACTACTGGTGTTATCCTTGTTCTCTTTATCCTGCTTGTTATCGTTTCCCGCACTTTCTTGGTGTAA